The region ttggaagtcttgcaagcagaccatcttaacgaggtcaacaatggaagcagaacccacatcactagatacagctaccgttgaagcagattggcttcgccgactcttgaatgacttgccggttgttgagaaacctgtatcgggtgtccttatgaactgcgacaatcaaactgtgatcacgaaagtgagcagctcaaaggataacatgaagtcatcaagacacgttcagagaaggttaaagtctgtcaggaaaatgaaaaactccggagttattgcgttggattatatccaaacgtctaaaaatctggcagatccttttactaagggtctatcgcgtaatgtgatagataatgtatcgagggagatgggtatgagacccacaatatgagttgtttacagtggtaacctattctttgtgatcggagatcccgtgaattagatgtggaagacaagctgttggtcaactgagaggagagtatccctactattcacaataccactccatgaagatgcaatactctcctaatctgcatggcaggttgatgtatatcttaatgtgttctaagtggcttattgaagtagagatgttatcctgcagaacatcttttgaagaacgcacctatatgagtctgattgttaaacgacgcaatctatgagagtagagttctctctagtaaactcatgaaaggtcacggagtatgacgcataagctccacccgcggggaagacccacagtagccacgtatcggtcaaggctttatgtgaagctagattcacagaaaacttgcagttcaaggcccagtccactattcaagttgcttactagtgtagcatagagttctaggtggaagttcaacttaacagtttccactgcagtaccggtatataaaatagtgttttggaaccaaaggcaaatttctgtgtgcctctgggatctggtgggggattgctggaatttagtctatattggggcagcccaataactattttagaaattcctaataaatcctagaggcccacttagcccatttgtgcaaggcaagggatactactaaagtttagtcccacattgctagtttagagggagttggacctctttataagggaggctccttccccacttgtatgagcatgagaacaagagggacatccacgcgtgctcctcctccgccgcccgcctcgccacgcctcgtcacgacgcgccacgggttgtgggaatgagccgagccgatgtctaatttttgccacgcactacgggtatacgaaaggtcacctgggagctgaaaagttttgcggtagtggataatgaatacgaacggtgcacctcttcgcgtgctgcctgttcacttcgtctccctccgttgcttcacctcccggcgcagcctgttcgcgtccctctgctgtgcctatataagagaggtcgctcctctcccgagagacacatcagaaggttctcttcctctcgccacacagtTCCAAATTCTGCGctactgctgtcttcctcatcccagcttgcggcgtgcaccgcgcgtcgggacagtaggcctctaagaccgcaccttttgagtcctgtacgggagaagggtaataaggtttttggggagcgctcaacgCGACTACTggttgcttcatcacggacgatccggtcgctgacgactacttccccgatgacgacttcttccccgacgtccacgacctccttgacgacttggcaggcgaggacaccgaccccaagtccagcgcttctgctgctgctgtgccgtacgtgttcttctcctttctgttagaagtcctcctacagttcttggctctagtttctgccccacgtatgttaggttctgttttgtataagcaacttcatctagtgtctgttctagatgtgtttacctcaagttcatatatgcagacgatttttaccttctctctgtcagattgcatgacttgctttatatttgctattttagtcatgctttatctagtatttttgttaataaaatcattcggtaaattgctcatatttccaacaatatcctCGTAGGTGCAGATTTTATAGAAAGGAAGTTGCGCCGCTTGTCGGACCCAGTTCACATATTATTGGCAAGGAGTGTGCCACCTCCTAATGAACCAAATGGAAAAGTTATGTCTAATGCTTGGGGTTGTTTAGTGCATATTTCTTGGCTTCTACAAAATGTTTTCAAGTTCACAATCGCAAGTTATGACAAACATTGACTTTGCTAAGGACATGGAGAGGGTTTATACACTTGGTcatagtttacaaagtttgacttctaaaaattaTTATATGCACAGTAATTTGTCAAGGAGGTAGTATAATTCTCGCAAAAAAAGGAGGGAGTATCATTTAGTGTAAACATCATCATAATTCCAACAAGGCGATCGGCCAGAAAAACTCGAGTTTGGTAAAGAATCCCATCTGTGGGGGCTAATGCTGATTAGCTTGGAGAGAATGTCAGCGCATTTAGACATATCACCAAGTCCTCTTACATTCCACGAACAGACAGATAGGGTGGTGCTACTCATAAAGGTAGAAGTACACCGGACACTTAGACGAGAACAAACTACTGATAGGAAACGAAAGCAAGCAATAGACTAAGGGGTAGATGAAGCAAACGCAAAGCTTGCTCCTAGCACACATGCGAGGGAATAAGTAGACCCGAGCAGACGGGCCGCTATAAGGGCGGCATGTCGCCGATAGGACGCCACATGGGCGTGCAAGGAGAACTGAGGGCATCATGGCAGGGCGCAGCACAGCCGACGTCGCTGCTGCTCACATTAGCATTAAAGTTCTACATCAATAGTATTAAATACATAGTGCAAATCATTTAGGAATTTTAGAAAGGGGGGCcatgcccccctccccccctcgaTGCGAACACCCGCAATCAGTCAGAAAAGCTCGAGTTTGGTAAAGCATCCCATCTGTGTCTCGCGTCGGTGCTAGACGATCATGGACATCACGGAGTACATCGAGTTCATGGCTGGCAGTGTCCGGACCCCAGGCGGCGACAAGCTACGGTGGAGGGCCAAGGAGCACCTGCTCTCGTCCGGGTGGACCTTCTACAAGATTTAAATAACTAACGGTGGTCCTATATTTGTTGAAAAACATGGTATGTGCAACAAGGGACAAGTTCAGTAAACAAAAACAATTCCATCCTGATGATATAAAATATAAATAAACATCAAACTGACATGAAAGAACAGAAACAATGGCAAGGAACTTGAGGTAGCCTTTGTTTGGGCTAGAGATAGTGATTCTTGGATTCTAGCACAGTCAAAATCGGATTCACAAATAAACAGGCAGATTCCAACATAAGATGCCTAGAATCGATTCTCGAACTTGCACTGGATGCGGTCGGAAGCTGGAATCAGCGATTTTGCTGATTCCCGAGCTGCCACTTACCCCCTTCGAAATATGGGCCAACTTCTACCCGTTATTACGATGGAAATGCCACCGCATGCCCAACCCAACCTCTCCATCGACAGGGTCATCCTTTCGTTCGCACACATCCACACCTACCGAACAGAGGCAGAAAAACAAAGAGGGGATGGCTCTCCAGGGTTCGCCCGCCACCACCGTCGCCGGCCGCGTCGCCGACAAGGCGTGTGGATCCGGTCTCCGCCGCCCCGGCCATACACCGGCCGCACCACACTGGAGGCCCCCCTTGCCCCGACTCCACCTCTTCCTGCCCGACTACACCAGCCCTGCCCCATCTCCTACCTTTGAGAAGGTAATTGTTCATCAGTCCCAAAAAATTTATTTTTTGCTTGATGCTCTGAATTATGTTCTTATGTACGAACTGCTTCAGTAATAGGCCTTGATTGGAGCAGTAGCATTGTTCAGATTTAGTAAAATGTCAgatttagtaatagtccatgattcgCTGGATATATGTAAATTGCCCTTATGAATGTCATATGTTATAGATGTCAAAAGCTAATTGGAGTCCAGAAATGACCACCATTTTTTGCAATCTCACTGctaaggagaaggaaaaggggaatAGGCCTACCAAATTTTTGAACCCTGTTGGATACAAGAATGTAGAAGTTGGCTTCTTTCAGCAGACCGGAAAACTTTACAGTAGGCTGCAGTTCAAAAATAAATGGGGCAGTTTGAGGACCTTGTATAGGGATTGGCTGATCCTAAAGAATACATCTACTGGACTTGGTTGGaatgatgaaacgaacaccgtgatTGCTGATGACGAATGGTGGAAGAAGGCCGGTGAAGTAAGTCATCTTTGTAAGATCAAATTGTCTTGTGGCTAATATTGCACTAGATTTTTTTGTTGACAAGTGCCAAATGAATTACTTATGCAGGAAAACAAGGACATCTTGCAGTTTCGTAAATGTGGTCCTGAAAATCTGAACCAAATGAGCATCATGTATGCGAAGATCAATGTTATAGGAGGAACTTCTATGATGCCAGGTGGTGAGCATGAAGTGCTTGATCTTGAAGAAGATGAAACCGAGGAGGTAGAAGTGCAGACTACACAAGCCAAGAAGGCAAATAAGGGGCCATGGAAGATAGATGGAAGCTCTAGTAAAAAGAATCCTATTCAAAGGGACTTCAAGCGCATGGTTGACCACTTGATTAGTGAAGATGTTGCAATGAACTCACATAAGAATAGTGTTGCTACTGAAATTGAAAAGATTATGGAAGAAGTTCTGTCATGTGGAGCTGATGAAACAAGTGATGAGTACTTCATAGCAACCAAGTTGTTTGCGAAGTTTGAAAATCGTTGTTTCTTTAACAATATGAAGACTAGCGAAGGGAAGATGAATTGTCTTAGGAGGATGTATGAAGAGCAAAATAGGCATTAGGATTACACTTTAGACGTGTGATCATGAATAAGTTATTCCCTTCCTTTATGTTATGTCGCTTGAGACTTGTTGAACTATATTTCATTTCTTTTTATGTCACTTGAGACCTGATGAACAATATTTCCCTTCATGCTTTGTCACTTTAGATTGCTATAACATGTTCAGGATGTACAAGCCTTGTTTTGATAGGTTGCATCGTACACTTGTACACACATATGGCTTGAAAGGAACAAGAAACATGAGTTCAGAAGAAGCATTGGGTATGTTTCTCTGGACGATTGGGGGCCCTCAATCCGTAAGTCAAGTGGAGAATCGTTTCAAGAGATCAACCGAAGTTATACATCGCAAATTCAATGAAGTATTGAAATGCTTGAATGACATGGCTGTAGACATCATTCGACCAAGTGATCGAGAGTTCAGAGTTGTACATGATAGGCTTCGAGATGCAAGATTCGCACATCACTTTGATGGTTGCATAGGTGCTATTGATGGGTCGCATATTCCTGTAATAGTTCCAAATGATGAGATCGTCAACCATATTGGTCGACATGGATACCCAACACAGAATATCATGGCAGTGTGTGACTTTGACATGAGATTCACTTCTATTGTCGTGGGATGGCCAGGGTCAGCACATGACACAAGGATATTCAGAGATACTTTGGTGAAGTATGCAGATAGGTTTCCACATCCACCGATAGGTATCCATTTCATTTACATGCGCATGACAATGTTGTTTTAGTTAGCTTGTTCATCCCTTGTGTAAAACTAGTACTTTATGCAGGGAGGTACTATCTTGTTGACTCGGATTATCCCAATTGTGATGGATATTTAGCTCCATACAAAGGGCAAAAGTACCATGTGCCAGAATTTCGCCAAGGTCTCCCACCGAATGGGAAAAAAGAAACATTTAACTTTGCACATTGATCTCTATGCAATGTTATTGAGCGTTCATTTGGTGTCTGGAAGATGAAATGGCTTATTTTACAGAAAATGCCAAATTACCCTCCTGAGAAGCAAGCTCGAATCATCATTGCATGCATGACACTTCATAATTGCATTAGAGAAAGCAATTTGAGAGACTTGGAGTTTGACAAATGTGATCGTGATGAGAACTACATGCCAGGGAATTTACAACCCCGGCCCTACCCACGCGACATGTGTCCCATATTGTGGTTGGTGATGATGCGACCATGAAAGCAACTCGTGAGGCGATTGCTGATGGATTGATGGCGGATCAAGTATAGTTTCACATATTACTTGATGAGACTGATGATTGGTGCATATTTTGGATGATATGTGTACGTATGTAAGACTGATGGTTAGTACATATTTTGGATGATATGTGCATGTATGTAAGACTATGATGGTTGGCCCGTACTAGGATGATATATTTCGTATGAAAGACTACGAGGGTTGATTCTTTTTTTGGATGTTACGTTTCATATGCATGTTTAGGATGATATATTCATACATCATGTCATTTCTCGAAATAAATATTCTATATATTATGTTTTTGTGCTAGTTCTCACTTTATCAAGTCAAAACATATAACTTGTGCTTTAATCTGCATATAAACATCATAGTCAGTAGTCGAGGGTGTTACTGACATTTCACAACACCCACAACTCCTAAAGTTGACAAACAACAGGGTAAACAAACAGTCAGATTCCGATTCTCAGGAATCCAGAGCCACAACTGATTCTCAGGAATCCATAGCAAAGTGATTTTCAGGAATCTGTAGCCCAAACAAAAGGGGCCTGAGTCATCCTCGTGAAAGCTGTCACCCAACAAGGGCAGTTCAGATATCCAGCTCGGGTTAAGGATCTTTGGTTTCTAGGCCAAAAAGCTTGAAATGCTAACTTAATTTATACACTATCTGCAAGATTTGCCAATAAAGGACACACTTGCAAGATTTACAGGTACAAGGGGAGCATCAATGTAAGGTTGTACCTTCAGTCACTACACAAATTTTAAAACAGTTCAGGAGCAACAAACAAATGGCGCCTCGAGTGCAAACTTATGCATGGAGACTTGTTTGAAGGGCAATGCCAACGGGTATGCAGATTATCTTCGCACATAAAGACATACTGCTCCAGGTGTAAGATGGGAGAAGATGATACACATATATTTTTCCTATGCCCTTCTGCCAAAGCGGCCTGCTGGTTCTCTGAAGTCTGGACACATTGTTCCTTGAAGCCACATTAGATCTGAATATGTTTCTTTCTTCGGAACTTTGGCAACATTCCTgcaattgtcaaagctatactagaTTCCAATCACTTGATAATATCATGCTTTACTATGGTGTATATGGAAGTCCAGGAATGACAACCTTTTTCGGGGAAAGGATAATGCACCTATGTAGCTACTTTTGCATATCATAAAAACTCTTCCTTGAAACCATCTTCGATGCAGAATGAAACAACTAGGAGTAATTAATAGTGTTCCTAAGCAGGGAACTTCAATCTGACCAGATTCAACAATAATTACAGATTGTAGGTCTGTCTACCCAGATGCTGCAGGGACAAAGAATACAAGCAATCGGAATGGCATTGCAATCCAAAGAAGCAGGGTGAAAGACCGCTATCCTCATTTCTTCAACTAGCAGAGCAGCTTCTTCCCCTTTGCAGGTGGAGGTCAGGGCACTTTAGCTTGCTGCTAAGGTTACCACTTACCACACAGGTTCACAGCAGGGCAACCACCTGATTAGTGGGCAACCTCAGGCTTGCACAAGAAGCAGCTTCGAAGAATTTGCGCCTCTGACATGGGCGTTGGAAATGAGGAGTAACAATGAAATGTATCAGGAGACATATAGTAGAGTTCAATGTCCTATGCTTTCAAAGCTAGGCACCTTGTTGTAAACAGTGTCTGAAGGGGCGCCTCCCCTTGGCCCTTGTTCAATAAATTAATAAATTGTAATGTCCTCCGTATACAAAACCAGCTCCTGCATTTACCATGTACATACATTGTCATATGTGCATGATATTGGTTATTTTATGATCTAGCCTGCTGCTTACGCTGATATCCACTGACACCGCGAGTAGTTTTACACaccaagagcatctccaacagccgcacaACACGCCACGCGCAAAAACACATTTTACAGCGCGGAAAGAGCGGTTTTTTGCGCGTGGAAGGACGCTGGCTCCAGCGGCCGCTGTAGAATATTGCATGCGCGAGCTGCTCCAACAGGCGCTGTAAAAAATCGGCGCGCGCGAGCAACCAGAACACATACAAACGATATTTTGGAACAACATATAGATAAAATTCAACTAGACAAATAGCATAGTTCAACCAAACACCACAAACTAGTCCgatacaaataaaataataaaatagataaaaactacggtgcaactaaactagaaactactccaagtcgtTCTCCTCCTCGCTGGTGTCGTCCGACGTCGACAGGAATGCGTCTTCCCACCGAGGATCGTTGTCGTCAAACAATGACGCCTGTCCCAGGTCGCACCACAATATCACCAGTGCCTCTCGCCGACGCATGTCAGCCCGTTCCGCGCACCGCTTTGCTATCCTCTCCGCCCAGAAGGTGTTCTCGTCGGCGATGTCCCGCGAGTAGCgctggcgccactccgccatggcttgCTCATCCGACTCAGTGATGA is a window of Triticum dicoccoides isolate Atlit2015 ecotype Zavitan chromosome 2B, WEW_v2.0, whole genome shotgun sequence DNA encoding:
- the LOC119360499 gene encoding L10-interacting MYB domain-containing protein-like: MALQGSPATTVAGRVADKACGSGLRRPGHTPAAPHWRPPLPRLHLFLPDYTSPAPSPTFEKMSKANWSPEMTTIFCNLTAKEKEKGNRPTKFLNPVGYKNVEVGFFQQTGKLYSRLQFKNKWGSLRTLYRDWLILKNTSTGLGWNDETNTVIADDEWWKKAGEENKDILQFRKCGPENLNQMSIMYAKINVIGGTSMMPGGEHEVLDLEEDETEEVEVQTTQAKKANKGPWKIDGSSSKKNPIQRDFKRMVDHLISEDVAMNSHKNSVATEIEKIMEEVLSCGADETSDEYFIATKLFAKFENRCFFNNMKTSEGKMNCLRRMYEEQNRH